Within Malus domestica chromosome 04, GDT2T_hap1, the genomic segment GAACAACTCGAATGCTTTGCTTGTCTTGCCCTTCCTTGCAAGCCCACAAATGATTTAAGTCCAAGAGGCTGCATCTTTTTCCCCTAACCCATTAAAAATCTCCAAAGATCCGTCTATGCTGCCACATTTTGCATACATTTCCATATCAATTTTAATTCTGTTCTCTTCAATACACCCGTGAATCCATTCGCCTTGCCTTAATGCTCCCAACTGAGTACAGCCTATGAGGAGAGCAACCGCCGTCAATTTATCCCCTTTAACTCTTTTAGTTTGCATTTCTTTGAATAGAGCCACCGCCTCGTTAAAATGGTTGTATTGTACATACCCATTAATCATGGGCTTCCAGAGAACAACATCCTTAGTTGGACTCCCATCTAACACCTTTCTAGCCTCATCAATCCTACCACAATTTACACACCCAACTACTATACTTGTACAACAAAACACGTTTTTCACAGGCATTTCATCAAAAATTTATCCATCTGTCATTTAAACAACCACATTTTACATACATATTCGACAATGCATTGACAGTTCACTTCTAACATATTCATGAATATTTTTACCAAGGTCCAAAATTTTTCAACGCTGTGCAAGCTGAAATGTTACTTACAACCATAGCTGCATCATCGCATCCTCCGAAACATATCCAAAGCCTCCTGAAACCTCCTGTACCTAACATACCTCGAAATCGTAACGTTCCAACAAAGCCTGTTTCTCTGAGGCCTTTCATCAAACACGTGCTTGAAACTCTCAAGCTTGCCTAATTCCAGTTTTTACCACAAACCCATGAACCTTTTCACCTTCCCAAACCTCTCGCATGCATCTAATGGCTTTGAAAACAAATGAGTACATGAAATTATCGGGACACAATCCCTCCTCCCTTAACTGCCGGAAGAGCTCAACGGTGCTTCTGAAATTACCCCTTGTTATGATCCTATATTTCAATCACAATTAGTGATGTAATAGCAGACTAAATATGAGTATTAGGGAGTGATTAGTTATTGCTAGTTGGCAATTTGTTTTAGTGGAAACTTATAAGCTCATGCTTTGGATGTAAAAGTGGAGGAGAATTTACACTAAaagaaatataaacaaaaaacaattcaagagctctgctctctctcttcctttcttctctatCTCTATCCCCTATGTTACTTGCAAGTTGATTAAACGCCTAGAGATTTGAATCTTATCAATGGTATCATCCTTCTCGAATCCTGATTTCCCTCCTATGCACGCCCACCCGACTTGTCTTCCTACCATGGATGCACGCCTCTCCGCTACAATCGACTCATTTCAAGCTTCGATGCGTGCTGCGATCCATGATGTGATCCGTGAAGCTATGGATTCTGCCCTCACAGCCATTCACAAGGCTTTAAATCCTGTACTCATAGAAATCTGCAGTGACCTTGCTCAGTTACACCGTGACTTGGTTCTCTGCGTCGAGGGAGATTATGATCCAGCCTCGATGTGTTCCGACAATCCATGACCATTCTATTCCACCATTGCTCTCATCTTCACCGATGTTGCGAGCACTGGAAAATTCGGCTATCAAGCCACACTCGAAGAACTCCGCTGCATCTATAGTCTTGCTTCCGGAATTGAAAACGATGATCTCTGCTCCGTAGGTACACCATAAGCACTCATTCTCCGATACTACGGAAAATGGACCTGAGGTAGTTCTTAATATGAGTATCATTTCAACAACTCCGGAGGCTAAATTCCCTTCTCTTTTGACTGATTACTGTGGTGCATACCTGGAAGATAAATTTGGATGGGTTAATTGGTTTCTTGTGGGTAAATTTGTGAAGAAAATTTTCTATGCATTGCATATGTTTGATGATATGTCTAAGAGGCATAATAGGGAGAATATGTCATTGAGtagctgttggaaatgtgccctaaaaccaatcatgtgatgatactttacagacatttcacatgttaaactaatctagtttaatatcaagggcaaagattattgttttaagccgtctcatataaatgttatatgcttaaacgataagtccaaggaatatgtaattaggagaatgtaatttaaagaagttagattcatgagaccattctctttcgtaaacatatcctaaacattcctgatcataggattgccaattgggtattgacagtccgttaagatcagtatgtgctatgtcttctcttagtgagactgactggtctcgagtcattggtgtgactgacaccaagacaagtacgt encodes:
- the LOC139194993 gene encoding pentatricopeptide repeat-containing protein At1g31430-like, with the translated sequence MLGTGGFRRLWICFGGCDDAAMVVSNISACTALKNFGPWIDEARKVLDGSPTKDVVLWKPMINGYVQYNHFNEAVALFKEMQTKRVKGDKLTAVALLIGCTQLGALRQGEWIHGCIEENRIKIDMEMYAKCGSIDGSLEIFNGLGEKDAASWT